A genomic segment from Paenibacillus sp. FSL K6-1096 encodes:
- a CDS encoding succinylglutamate desuccinylase/aspartoacylase family protein, translating into MSVEKHTLAAGTPYATPYYVISSGAPGPVFMILSGVHGNEPASSRAAQGIAGRFSRGEMKLRQGKLIIVPLANQIARRKGIRGQPDLNRTFPRGPGSQARHPLSAAIWQLALRYRPSWVLDLHEANGLSQLNPKRVGQSLIISQASRAGGTAKRIIGRMNLTIANKAYHFNLRHRERAGTFRMACQRLVDARAVTVETCWSLDYSLRVKWQSEIVRQFLRSAGLM; encoded by the coding sequence GTGTCAGTAGAGAAGCATACGCTGGCAGCAGGAACGCCATATGCTACACCTTATTATGTCATCAGCAGCGGGGCTCCCGGTCCTGTATTCATGATCCTCTCTGGTGTCCACGGGAATGAGCCGGCAAGCAGCCGCGCCGCCCAGGGCATCGCCGGAAGGTTCAGCCGGGGGGAGATGAAGCTGCGCCAGGGGAAGCTGATCATCGTTCCGCTGGCGAACCAGATCGCACGGCGTAAGGGAATCCGCGGACAGCCCGATCTGAACCGTACATTTCCGCGTGGCCCCGGAAGCCAGGCCAGACATCCGCTGTCCGCAGCGATATGGCAGCTTGCCTTGCGTTACCGCCCTTCCTGGGTGCTTGATCTCCATGAAGCCAACGGGCTGTCCCAGCTGAACCCGAAGCGGGTCGGCCAGAGCCTGATTATCAGCCAGGCCAGCCGGGCCGGGGGCACGGCGAAGCGGATCATCGGGCGGATGAATCTGACTATTGCCAATAAGGCATACCACTTCAACCTGCGGCACCGGGAACGCGCCGGAACCTTCCGGATGGCCTGCCAGCGCCTGGTTGACGCCAGGGCAGTGACAGTGGAGACCTGCTGGAGCCTGGATTATTCCTTAAGGGTGAAATGGCAAAGTGAGATCGTCCGTCAATTCCTGCGGTCGGCAGGGCTGATGTAA